Proteins from one Gossypium raimondii isolate GPD5lz chromosome 8, ASM2569854v1, whole genome shotgun sequence genomic window:
- the LOC105793490 gene encoding ethylene-responsive transcription factor ERF017 has product SHFTIKLEDTTKVKQNTGRKPESERPDSRFKGARKRKWGKWVSEIRLPNSRERIWLGSYDTAEQAARAFDAALFCLRGRSAKFNFPDNPPDIAGGGSLTHAEIQAVAARFANSAPPRTHAEEQSTSGFQTESPSPSVSVETVRVDGELPVDDGSFLDDLIMGSGHYDSGYGLFPEFDDFSSDFTGLLSVPNIDCEEDDNLAWNLNSEPFLWNF; this is encoded by the coding sequence TCTCACTTTACTATAAAACTGGAGGACACAACAAAGGTGAAACAAAACACGGGCCGGAAACCCGAATCGGAGCGACCCGATTCGAGGTTCAAGGGTGCTCGGAAGCGGAAATGGGGGAAATGGGTATCGGAAATCAGGTTGCCGAACAGTCGTGAAAGGATTTGGTTGGGATCGTACGACACAGCCGAACAAGCGGCGCGTGCATTCGACGCGGCTCTTTTTTGCTTGCGTGGCCGTTCAGCGAAGTTCAATTTCCCCGATAATCCACCGGATATAGCGGGTGGTGGGTCATTAACGCATGCTGAAATCCAAGCCGTAGCTGCCCGTTTCGCCAATTCGGCTCCTCCGAGGACACATGCGGAGGAGCAATCCACGTCTGGGTTTCAAACGGAATCCCCTTCGCCATCGGTTTCGGTCGAGACCGTACGGGTCGACGGCGAGTTGCCGGTCGATGATGGGTCGTTTCTCGATGATTTGATAATGGGTTCGGGTCATTATGATTCGGGTTACGGGTTATTCCCtgaatttgatgatttttcgaGTGATTTTACGGGATTATTGTCGGTGCCTAACATCGAttgtgaagaagatgataatttgGCTTGGAATTTAAATTCAGAACCTTTTctttggaatttttaa